TTCTGCTGCGGTTGTGGCTGTAATTGAGAATGCGATTGCTTGTCGTTGAAGGCTTCCACGCTTATTTCTCGGGAGCCGTGACGGTTGTGGCGATGGCGATGGCGACGGGCGCGACTATGCAATACAATAGGTTCGATGGGTTCcctttcatttttttcatcaagatTCTTGAGTTTCCTTTCGGGAACACGCACAGCATCATTATTTGGCACTGGTGGTGATGTTGATGGCGATAATGATTCTTCATGTTTGTGATGCGGTTTCCTCCTAAATAGATTCGCAAAAGTTTTCTCGATTTTCTGTCTTGTTTGTGATGTAGTTGTGGGTACGTTGGCACTGTTCACTTCGTCTTTGCTCGATGGCTCATTTTTCTCACCGCCATTGAATAGTGAAATATGATGctttttggaattttcgcgttccattttttgagaCTCCACgctttcttcattttcatcgtccccttggttttcttcattgtcATTCTCCTTATTCATCTTGCTGTTTAACCATGTCCATCCGTTTCTTCGACGATGGCGTTTTGTCTCCTTGCTATCGTCTGTTGATTTGTTCATACCTGCCGATTCTTCTCCCAGTTCCAACTGCTGTTCTACTGTGTCGTCCGGAAGCATGGCAGCCGTTggttcttcctctttttctattcCCTCTTCCTGTTCCCAGTCGCCACTAAACTGTCTGTAGTGATCGTATATGTCTTGAAAATCACCGACAGATCCAGGTGAACTCGCATATTCGgattcatcatcttcttgtcCAAAAGGTGATTTAGGCGATTCTATCTCTGTTTTTAAAGTTTTATCAGTCAAATGCAAACGTCCCGCTTCCTCGTTTTTagtttcttcaacattctgttcttcctccttttcttgctcttgtGACCTAATTCTATACGTATTGAATCGacttcttttcaatgatgATCGTTCAGGCCCGGTCATATCATTGTTAGTGGGCATATTAGAGGCATATTCGCCATCGTCCGAAGCCTTTCTCTGAGAACTCGCAACTCCAATACTCTCACCTTCATAGTCGTCCTTGAGGTCTTTAGGTCCGGCTTCGTTTCCTCCATCTGAATATGAACCAGCCATACTAAGTGTCCTGGCTAACGTTATAGTATCGTTATTTGTTAGACCAGCACTATTTGAGATTTTTGTCAATTCTTCCGTTATGTCTCTCAGCGACACTGGTCTCTCTTTTATTCTGGAAGTTCTTTCTTCGACTCTATTTACAGTTTTGGAGGCTTCATTTCTCTGACCATTGTCATCTTCAATGTCATCGAATTCAGTATATGATCTTCGCAACGTTGAAGGTCTTCGTATTAGTGACGCGTTTCCATGTCTTAACATGCCCCGGTTCAAATCAACGGTATTCATATTCTCTTTATTGCCATGTGATTCTGTTTCTTCAGTCACcctattattttcatttttgtcattttcatcatcattatcatcattgtcaCCTAGTCGTATATTTTGCAAAGTGTCCTGAACAAGTTCTAGGTAATTATCGGGCTTGACGTTAGGATGTTGATTAGCGGGAACCCATAATaagttctttttcaatgcatTAGCAGTTAGTTTCCTTGACGGCGAGTGGACTCCTCTTTTATGACCTGTAGAGCTGCcttgtttatttttagcaCAGGTTTCTATTCCTGAGCTACGTCGCTCATGCAAATTTTCTAGCGGAGTTGGATCGCTATATCGAGTATTATTCATGCCTGTTGTACCATTTGGTGCTGAAGTGGGCTTGGAAGTCGTGCCAGACCATGACCGTCTCCCATTAGACTCTCCACAGAATTTTATGTCTAATTCCGGGTCAATTAGTAGATCCATTGACCCAATGGAGAGccttttcaagttctttACGCTTCgaatttcattatcaagGGATTGCGCAGCAATCAAAACTTCTGACTTCCGTTTGTCTCTTTGACAAGCTGCCATCCTATTATTTGACGTAGCACGCAACATACTGTCATTTATTGTATTTGACATGGTAGAAGTCAAGTTAAACCTTCTTtaagttgaaaaatatgcAACCCACAAAACAAACCAAAAACTATGTAAGACCTTAACTGTACAAAAAAAccttaaaaaaatgaagaaccCCCGAAACCTGTTGATAGTTACCTTCTCTCTATCCTCAGATCCGACAACTTCAACTGTTACCAACACCAATGCTTCGCTATTAAGTCCCTAACACGAAGTATAGATACCTCATAGTCCTTTAAATTCTTCCATCAAAACACCAAAActcgatttttttcattcttccTTCCGTGACAAAAGCCCGATCGCCCTATACAATTCcataataatgaaaactCGTTATAAGATACAAGAGATTTTAAACGGTATATAAGTACGTAAGAAGGCTAAAGCGTTATTCTATAGCCAGAAGTCCCCACCAAATTTTGCAAAGTATCCTTTAAGGATATCAATCCAATGAATAACAATGCGAAATAGCATTTATTCCAGATTGAGACCAACTTGGAAGTGAGTCCACCTTTCTTGTCTACTACAGTGAAATGTAAATTCAATCTTGAGGGACCAGGGAATCCCATGAGGTTGCACAGGGCGTGCAAGGCGATGCAGCACCATAGGTTACCGCCCGTTCTTACGAATACAAACTTGGTTAGTCCACCAAAAAGTGTTGTGTATAAAATTTGGAAGCATGTGGTTAGCAGAATGGAAATTGTTGTCATGGAACCCTCTTGAAACTGCTCATAAGCATGATGTGCGTGCGCGAGTCCAAAAAACAGCGATGGTTGCCAATACAATTGTTGATAGCTCAGTTGTGAATGTGGTATTAGGTTTAAATATGTTGTTAATAGCATTGACGTATAAAATATCTCCTCGGTTATTGGAGCAAATATGAAGTTTCGAAAACTCCAAATGTTCAAGAATTCATGATAGAAATCTTCCAGTACGGAGCTTTTTGGCGTTAATATATGGTATAATATGAAGTCTAACACCGGGCCACAGTATAAAATCATAATCATCATAACACACTTGACTAAATCTTTCATGAACTGGCCGACTTGCCAATGATTTGGTAACGCTGCGTAGTATCCGGGTATAATACCTAAATCGAAAAAGgcatctttgaaagttATATGTGAATTAGTATCAATCAATTGAGTTTGTAGAAGAGGAACCAAAAATAGATTGGAAATTAGCATGATTATTAATTTTTGCATGCGAGATTTTATGGTTCGAGGGTTATCTCGTTTGGACCTTTCTGGTTCTGAAGTTGCATATAATGGTAAAACATAGGATGCGGAAATATACAGGAGTACTAGGAATGTCGGTAATGGCAGCATTGTTGTGGTAATTTCCTTAATGGTATATAGTAGTTCAATGCATTATTTTatattgttttatttttcttaacgaaaaaaattctatGTTTTGTTCATGAAATCTAGAAGACTAATCATCGAAACCAAATATGACAAAATCATCATAGATTATCAACTAATAGttctaaaagaaaaacaacgaAGGGATGTGCGAACGTaaattttggaagaattttatcaaaaaataatactaaGTACAAAGGAACGTAATACATACCTCCGTCTCTATACAATCATACATATATCaatatctataaaaaaagtaacGGGTGATTTTTGCCTCCTTTATTTTACTTTATCACTTGCCTAACGGAAATAGGGATATCAATTTTGGCTACACCAAGATGGTTTTCGAATTTAATCATTACCTGAACGCAATAGAACCTACAGCATAGACAACTTTCGAAACTCGGAATTAAAGCTTCCTTGATATCTTTATTGAATTCCAGGTTGACATTGATGTCCCTCTTGTACTGCAAAGGAGCAATTCTAACCCATTTATGGACAATTTGATCTGTAAACTTCAGAGAAGTAGACGAGTTACCACTTGGTAAAAATAGACTACTCTTGGACGAAGATGTTACTGGGGTCAATGACGCTGAATTTGGTGACGATGAATTACCATTACCGATGTGTGATATTGAATCCTCAGATGGCGCGCGTTTTGGATGTTGTTTCAAAGTATTCACTtgttttttgaagatgttcGATAAGTTATGAGTACTAACTTTCAAGTTACAAATACTTTCAACGTCATTAAACAACTGCGACGTAATAAAATCGGtaaatttcaattctttcGGTCTACGGTTTCCTCTATTTATATTGTATAACTCATTTAATTTGAGGAAATTTTTGTTGAACTTAGTTTCATAGtcacaaatttttgaatgaaattcATCGTACAGTGCTTTGATGCTTGTCagcttttctttgttcatcAATAACTCTGAGTTCAGCTTAATTGGGATAGAATTATCAGATTTGGCTGTTATACATATCAGTTCTGTGGTAATTGATTGAATCTCGGGCGGATCATGAGGTAAACTATTATCGGATTCAATACAAGTTAGTTGTAAATCAATCTTTTCCAATGGTTTTTTAACGTCATCAGGAATCAATTCGGAAAGTCTCATCCAGTTTTCTTGGTCATGCTTACTCTTAGATTCAAAAAcatttgtttttctcaatAACGAGGGTGACCAGTATGACAAGCCTTGTCTGGTGATTTTAGCCTTCACTAGTATTAATCCGGTCCTTTCTTTATTACTTGTGAGGTCGTGATTACCTTTTGTggtatttgaagaagtggAAATAGAGCTGGAACTACCGTTTAGAAAGTGagaaaagttcaaaaaagatgatgagttggatttatttttcagtttatATTTCAACTCGCTTTCAACAAAGGAAGCCCAGTTTCTAGATGAATCAGTATTATGACTCCCACATTCAAGGCGATTATTGTCCATGCCATGACCCAACTTCAAATCGTTATAGTTGACCAAATAGTCATTTCTATTCTTAATGTGCAGCTGATCCAATTTCCTTTGTACAATTTCTTGAGAGTCTAATTGCACGTAATCATCAATGGTACCACTCAAGTCTGCACCATGAATATCGTGATTTGTTATAGGTTCGTTTTTCTCCAatttctggaaaatttttttcaatgcatCCAACCTTTCCTGTACTAGTTTAGTGAAATCATTCAGTTGAGTCATAGTGGTTCTTTCCCCGACAACATTAGCGTCAAATCCAAAGGGAATGACCCTTAGGTTATATTCTCTCTCCTTCATGATATACAGTTTGGAAGTCTTTTGGTCCTTGCCAACAATTCTTGCGTCGATAGTGTAGTTAATTGAAAGGTTATCATCGGACATATCGTTAGTCAAAATGGGGGAGCCCTTTGTACCCAAATGACCGCACCCTAGAACGCTGTTTACTTTGATTCCGGAGTATTTGCAATTGTTTCTATATTTGTCAATACCAAAACTAGGAGGCAACAAACAATGGGAAAAATGCTCCTGTTTACAAGTGACATCCAGTAATTGCAAAGgtaatttgaagatgaaaaatttcttgtaCTTGACACCTGGTTCCAAGACCCGGCTGTTGTTTAGCCCGAATATGGAATCGTCGTAGTCTACATCCAACGGGATGAAATCCACACCGGACCCAAGCGCAATTTTTGAGTATGACCAAGAGGCACTTAAGTCGACCATCCGTAAAAATCTTTTGATCGTTCTTTTCCCCTTAACCTTATCGATTATGGAGATGTATGATTCCAGAGTGACATAGAACATTTCGAACTTCAGACTCGCTTGAGATTTGTTTTCAATGGTAACGAAACCGTGAATTAAATCGCCCGACGTATATTCCTTCAAAATAGATTCCTCCTCCGGCTTCATGTGTGGCATAGGCGCATTCTTTGTGGTCTTGATTGTGATTTCAATTGGCGTAGACATTTTTGGCAAGGTGTACAATTtatcgatgaaaatgttgtCTGCGTCGTTCAAGTCATCGAGTATGGGGGGAAAATCCAAAGAATCTTCATCAACCGTAGTAGGCTGTTGTGCCGCGATGCTGTGATGCTCTGTTCGCAGGGGAATTaagttttccaaattaGAGGTTGAGGAAGGATGTGTGGCACCCAATGCGTCCGTAGAAGACAATTCTTGATGCGAGAGGTCAGTGCTCGAGCTCGCACCACCAGTCGCAGCCGAATTATTAGATTCCTGGTAGGAAGGTGGGAAATCATGCCTGTCCGGATCGACATTCCCCTGTGGGATGTGCCTATGCAAGGCGTTGTACATCTCAAAAGAGGGCAGAACGTCCACGACGTTGTTGATATCTCCATCTGTCCAAGACCTCCCCGTCTCAATGGGAGTCGCATTTGCAGTAGATCTTCTCAAAGGAGAACGGTTAGCAGCAGCAGGAGCAGTAGACGAAGGAGCCTGCGAATGTGAGTTTTCCAATTCTGGACGTCTTAGTCCGAGAATCCCAGTCGCAGACGAGCTTCTTATCCACGATTTTGGAGAGTGCAGCGACGGTGACCTCGAGCTGACCTTAGCTGCCTCTTGTTTCTGCCTACCGCGACCTCTCATGCTTGTATTCGCATTCCCAGTTGCCATACCCTGTGCAGTAGAATCGGAGCGTTGAGGACGCAGCAAAGGCCTTCGCTTCGGTGGAAACCCGGCCTCACTCAAATCTTTGACCATTCAGCGTACGATAAATCTCTAGACTCACACCAGCAACGTCTTAGTTGCTTGTTAAAGCAACTCTTTCCATCATTACCGCATTGCTCTTCACTGCTATActtttatcatcatttaGACGGCCTCAAAAGGCGGGTTACTGCCCGCCAAAAGGGGAACAAACATTTTAAAGCCAGCTTTGCTTTAAGCAACTGATGGACAAGAGGCAGACAAGAGGAATCAAGGATATTAAAATACTACTAGCACGGTAATGTCGTTGAATATACATATCAAGTCTGGTCAGGACAAGTGGGAGGTGGCTGTGGCACCTGAATGCACAGTGTTGCAGTTCAAGGAGGCGATAAGCAAGGCGAACTCCATCCCGGTGGCAAATCAAAGATTAATCTACTCGGGGAAGATTCTAAAAGATGACCAAACCGTCGATTCATACCACATCCAGGATGGCCACAGCGTCCATCTGGTGAAGTCGCAGCCCAAGCCAGACGCCGGTGGTGCCACCGGCGCGAATAACGCCACCGCCACCAGTGCAGCAGTCGGAACCAGTGCCACCCCAAACATGTCTTCGGGACAAAGTGCAGGCTTCAACCCATTGGCCGATTTGACCAGTGCTAGATACGCCGGATACTTGAATATGCCCTCTGCGGACATGTTTGGCCCGGACGGTGGTGCGTTGAACAATGACTCGAACAACCAGGACGAGCTGCTGAGGATGATGGAGAACCCCATCTTTCAGTCGCAGATGAACGAGATGTTGAGTAACCCACAGATGCTAGACTTTATGATCCAGTCCAACCCGCAATTGCAGGCCATGGGCCCGCAGGCCAGACAGATGCTACAAAGTCCCATGTTCAGGCAAATGCTCACAAACCCGGAAATGATGAGACAGAGCATGCAATTCGCAAGAATGATGGATCCCAACGCTGATAACAGCGCTGCATCTGCATTCCCCGCTCCTGGTGGGGATGCCTCAGAGGAGGGCGCCAACACGAACGCTGTCCCATCGTCAAACGCAGGGACCAACGGAAGTGCCAACGCTGCAGCAAATCCATTTGCATCTCTACTAAACCCTGCATTGAATCCTTTCGCCAACGCAGGAAACACCGCGCCCACGGGGATGCCCGCCTTTGACCCTGCATTACTAGCGTCCATGTTTCAACCGCAGCAAGCCTCCGCACAGGCCTCCCAACCGGAGGACTCCAGACCACCAGAGGAGCGCTACGAGCACCAACTAAGACAATTGAACGACATGGGCTTCTTCGACTTCGATAGAAACGTCGCGGCCCTCAGAAGAAGCGGCGGCTCCGTCCAAGGCGCTCTTGACTCACTACTGAACGGAGACGTCTAGGCTCAAAGGCTCTAGACATCACCACCTATATACTTTTATCCTATCCTGCCGGCATATATCTAATCTACGTATTACATGTATCTCcatcaataatatcattataatattttaacactttgaaaaaaaagcgcccttgagaaataaaaaaaaaatttttcttccctgCACTTTCAGTAAACACACAATATAAACAAGCTGAGCATCCCCTTCAATCACCCCTCACTCCCTTAGTCAGCATCAAGGGCACTGTATTTAGTCATTTAGCGGTACTTGCATTGACCGCGTACGTGTAAACATAAGCAAAGCAGATCATGACCACGCAGATAAGATCACCAGAGGGCTTGCCGTATCCGATCCAGATCGATAAACTCGTCCCAAGCGTAGGTTCGTATCTTCATGAAGGTGATAGGTTGATCGTTTATAAATTCTGGTACTTGGTGGAAAGAGCCTCAGACACCAccggtgatgatgataatgagCACGATGCCACCCCTGGCGGCGGAGCCGGCAGTGGAAGTGTCTCTCCGCCAACGAAACAACTACGTGAATCCATAGAGTTTTTCGAAAGTCCTTATGAGGGTGATTTAATTAGTTGGAATGTAGATGTAGGAGACGAAATAGCTACTGCTAATCAAGTCATCTGCGAAATAAAAAGACCGTGCAATCATGATATCGTCTATGGAGGACTGTGCACTCAGTGTGGGAAAGAAGTTTCCGCAGATGCTTTCGATGGTGTGCCATTAGATGTTGTTGGAGATATGGACCTACAAATTAGCGAAACGGAGGCTATAAGGTCGGGGGAGGCTTTAAAGGAGCATTTGCGACGGGATAAGAAATTGATCTTAGTCGTGGATTTAGACCAGACCATCATCCATTGTGGTGTAGACCCCACTATTGCAGAATGGAAAAATGACCCTAACAATCCTAATTTTGAGACGTTAAGAGACGTCAAAAGCTTCACTTTGGACGAGGAACTGGTACTCCCACTTATGTATATGAACGAAGATGGTTCCGTACTGAAGCCGCCTCCAGTGAGGAAATGTTGGTACTACGTGAAGGTAAGACCTGGCTTGAAAGAATTCTTCGATAAAGTGGCCcctctttttgaaatgcATATCTACACAATGGCCACAAGGGCTTATGCCATACAGATTGCCAAAATTGTGGACCCCACGGGTGAATTGTTTGGTGATAGAATTCTATCGCgtgatgaaaatggatCTCTTACGACAAAATCATTAGCTAAACTTTTTCCCACCGATCAGTCGATGGTTGTGGTTATTGACGATAGAGGTGATGTTTGGAATTGGTGTCCGAATTTGATCAAAGTTGTTccttataatttttttgtaggTGTAGGCGATATTAATTCTAATTTCTTACCCAAACAATCTACTGGAATGCTTCAGTTAGGAAGGAAGACAAGGCAGAAGAGCCAGGAATCCCAGGAATTGCTGACTGATATTATGgataacgaaaaaaaactacaagAGAAGATTGACAAAGAAGTTAAGCgccaagaagaaaagttgaacCATCAATTAGCTACTGCAGAGGAACCTTCCGCAAACGAatccaaagaagaattaaccaaaaaattggaataCTCAGCATCCCTAGAGGTCCAGCAACAAAACCGACCCTTGGCCAAACTACAAAAACACCTGCATGACCAGAAACTACTAGtcgatgacgatgacgaaCTATACTACTTAATGGGCACACTATCAAACATCCATAATACCTACTATCAAATGATCTCGCAATCAAATGAACCAGAGCCAAACCTAATGGAAATTATACCAAGTTTAAAGCAAAAAGTCTTTCAAAACTGCCATTTCGTCTTTTCGGGTTTAATACCCCTAGGCACCGATATTCAAAGGTCGGATATTGTGATATGGACGAGTACATTTGGTGCCACTTCTACCTCCGATATAGATTATCTCACGACGCATTTAATCACTAAGAATCCCAGCACTTACAAAGCACGTCTAGCGAAAAAATTCAACCCAGAAATTAAAATTATCCATCCAGATTGGATATTCGAATGCTTGGtaaattggaaaaaagtagATGAAAAACCTTACACTTTAATCGTGGATAGCCCCATTTCTGATGAGGAG
The window above is part of the Saccharomyces kudriavzevii IFO 1802 strain IFO1802 genome assembly, chromosome: 13 genome. Proteins encoded here:
- the ZDS1 gene encoding Zds1p (similar to Saccharomyces cerevisiae ZDS2 (YML109W) and ZDS1 (YMR273C); ancestral locus Anc_8.831); the encoded protein is MSNTINDSMLRATSNNRMAACQRDKRKSEVLIAAQSLDNEIRSVKNLKRLSIGSMDLLIDPELDIKFCGESNGRRSWSGTTSKPTSAPNGTTGMNNTRYSDPTPLENLHERRSSGIETCAKNKQGSSTGHKRGVHSPSRKLTANALKKNLLWVPANQHPNVKPDNYLELVQDTLQNIRLGDNDDNDDENDKNENNRVTEETESHGNKENMNTVDLNRGMLRHGNASLIRRPSTLRRSYTEFDDIEDDNGQRNEASKTVNRVEERTSRIKERPVSLRDITEELTKISNSAGLTNNDTITLARTLSMAGSYSDGGNEAGPKDLKDDYEGESIGVASSQRKASDDGEYASNMPTNNDMTGPERSSLKRSRFNTYRIRSQEQEKEEEQNVEETKNEEAGRLHLTDKTLKTEIESPKSPFGQEDDESEYASSPGSVGDFQDIYDHYRQFSGDWEQEEGIEKEEEPTAAMLPDDTVEQQLELGEESAGMNKSTDDSKETKRHRRRNGWTWLNSKMNKENDNEENQGDDENEESVESQKMERENSKKHHISLFNGGEKNEPSSKDEVNSANVPTTTSQTRQKIEKTFANLFRRKPHHKHEESLSPSTSPPVPNNDAVRVPERKLKNLDEKNEREPIEPIVLHSRARRHRHRHNRHGSREISVEAFNDKQSHSQLQPQPQQKPLQLQLQLQVEGEVSGIEVGKEVESDSEGLLQLQPAVNVSSTKSNRRDTEEAETRKQNKKKRGDTIDLPNERLTKDVQKEKAHERKAQVQTEAPVQVQAPVAPPLRHTSVLPPRKLTFADVKKPEKPNAPVQFSDSAFGFPLPLLTVSTVIMFDHRLPINVERAIYRLSHLKLSNSKRGLREQVLLSNFMYAYLNLVNHTLYMEQAAQDKEQQQHREGFSAQHT
- the RCE1 gene encoding CAAX prenyl protease (similar to Saccharomyces cerevisiae RCE1 (YMR274C); ancestral locus Anc_8.832); translated protein: MLPLPTFLVLLYISASYVLPLYATSEPERSKRDNPRTIKSRMQKLIIMLISNLFLVPLLQTQLIDTNSHITFKDAFFDLGIIPGYYAALPNHWQVGQFMKDLVKCVMMIMILYCGPVLDFILYHILTPKSSVLEDFYHEFLNIWSFRNFIFAPITEEIFYTSMLLTTYLNLIPHSQLSYQQLYWQPSLFFGLAHAHHAYEQFQEGSMTTISILLTTCFQILYTTLFGGLTKFVFVRTGGNLWCCIALHALCNLMGFPGPSRLNLHFTVVDKKGGLTSKLVSIWNKCYFALLFIGLISLKDTLQNLVGTSGYRITL
- the BUL1 gene encoding ubiquitin-ubiquitin ligase BUL1 (similar to Saccharomyces cerevisiae BUL2 (YML111W) and BUL1 (YMR275C); ancestral locus Anc_8.834), translated to MVKDLSEAGFPPKRRPLLRPQRSDSTAQGMATGNANTSMRGRGRQKQEAAKVSSRSPSLHSPKSWIRSSSATGILGLRRPELENSHSQAPSSTAPAAANRSPLRRSTANATPIETGRSWTDGDINNVVDVLPSFEMYNALHRHIPQGNVDPDRHDFPPSYQESNNSAATGGASSSTDLSHQELSSTDALGATHPSSTSNLENLIPLRTEHHSIAAQQPTTVDEDSLDFPPILDDLNDADNIFIDKLYTLPKMSTPIEITIKTTKNAPMPHMKPEEESILKEYTSGDLIHGFVTIENKSQASLKFEMFYVTLESYISIIDKVKGKRTIKRFLRMVDLSASWSYSKIALGSGVDFIPLDVDYDDSIFGLNNSRVLEPGVKYKKFFIFKLPLQLLDVTCKQEHFSHCLLPPSFGIDKYRNNCKYSGIKVNSVLGCGHLGTKGSPILTNDMSDDNLSINYTIDARIVGKDQKTSKLYIMKEREYNLRVIPFGFDANVVGERTTMTQLNDFTKLVQERLDALKKIFQKLEKNEPITNHDIHGADLSGTIDDYVQLDSQEIVQRKLDQLHIKNRNDYLVNYNDLKLGHGMDNNRLECGSHNTDSSRNWASFVESELKYKLKNKSNSSSFLNFSHFLNGSSSSISTSSNTTKGNHDLTSNKERTGLILVKAKITRQGLSYWSPSLLRKTNVFESKSKHDQENWMRLSELIPDDVKKPLEKIDLQLTCIESDNSLPHDPPEIQSITTELICITAKSDNSIPIKLNSELLMNKEKLTSIKALYDEFHSKICDYETKFNKNFLKLNELYNINRGNRRPKELKFTDFITSQLFNDVESICNLKVSTHNLSNIFKKQVNTLKQHPKRAPSEDSISHIGNGNSSSPNSASLTPVTSSSKSSLFLPSGNSSTSLKFTDQIVHKWVRIAPLQYKRDINVNLEFNKDIKEALIPSFESCLCCRFYCVQVMIKFENHLGVAKIDIPISVRQVIK
- the DSK2 gene encoding ubiquitin domain-containing protein DSK2 (similar to Saccharomyces cerevisiae DSK2 (YMR276W); ancestral locus Anc_8.837) → MSLNIHIKSGQDKWEVAVAPECTVLQFKEAISKANSIPVANQRLIYSGKILKDDQTVDSYHIQDGHSVHLVKSQPKPDAGGATGANNATATSAAVGTSATPNMSSGQSAGFNPLADLTSARYAGYLNMPSADMFGPDGGALNNDSNNQDELLRMMENPIFQSQMNEMLSNPQMLDFMIQSNPQLQAMGPQARQMLQSPMFRQMLTNPEMMRQSMQFARMMDPNADNSAASAFPAPGGDASEEGANTNAVPSSNAGTNGSANAAANPFASLLNPALNPFANAGNTAPTGMPAFDPALLASMFQPQQASAQASQPEDSRPPEERYEHQLRQLNDMGFFDFDRNVAALRRSGGSVQGALDSLLNGDV
- the FCP1 gene encoding protein serine/threonine phosphatase (similar to Saccharomyces cerevisiae FCP1 (YMR277W); ancestral locus Anc_8.839), which gives rise to MTTQIRSPEGLPYPIQIDKLVPSVGSYLHEGDRLIVYKFWYLVERASDTTGDDDNEHDATPGGGAGSGSVSPPTKQLRESIEFFESPYEGDLISWNVDVGDEIATANQVICEIKRPCNHDIVYGGLCTQCGKEVSADAFDGVPLDVVGDMDLQISETEAIRSGEALKEHLRRDKKLILVVDLDQTIIHCGVDPTIAEWKNDPNNPNFETLRDVKSFTLDEELVLPLMYMNEDGSVLKPPPVRKCWYYVKVRPGLKEFFDKVAPLFEMHIYTMATRAYAIQIAKIVDPTGELFGDRILSRDENGSLTTKSLAKLFPTDQSMVVVIDDRGDVWNWCPNLIKVVPYNFFVGVGDINSNFLPKQSTGMLQLGRKTRQKSQESQELLTDIMDNEKKLQEKIDKEVKRQEEKLNHQLATAEEPSANESKEELTKKLEYSASLEVQQQNRPLAKLQKHLHDQKLLVDDDDELYYLMGTLSNIHNTYYQMISQSNEPEPNLMEIIPSLKQKVFQNCHFVFSGLIPLGTDIQRSDIVIWTSTFGATSTSDIDYLTTHLITKNPSTYKARLAKKFNPEIKIIHPDWIFECLVNWKKVDEKPYTLIVDSPISDEELQNFQKQLQKRQEYLEENQQQQHMLTPQENLNLFAAGTSWLNNDDDEDIPDTASDEDEDDDHNDESNNENNPTGIDRKRSIEDNHNDASQKKTKAEPPQDGPVQHNEEEEENNEDSDSQLEEELMDMLDG